TATATTTACAGTATTGTATTATATGATTGTTGAATGATAATGACTTGATGAAATCTAATATATGGagctcttttttctttttttgggtaCCAGTGACTTTAGAGAAGATGCAATCAACAGGTTCGTGTACTTTTTACACTTTTTCGTCACGATTTTGTCATACTTACTGCCTTATAACCTTATCAAATACTAATGCAAGCATAATCTATGAGCACTTTGATTGTTCGGGCTTCCGTGATGGTACATTCAGTTGGTAATAGTTGATATCTGATTGATTGCTGTGCGTTTCAACCTGTTTTTTGCCTTCTGTATATTGcggtgatgatgttttgaatgatttGAGAGTGCTACGGGAAGAAACATTATCGAGCCGAAACCCGGCAGAGAAACAGAAACCCCAGAGCATAATCTATATGGTCTAACAAAGAGGGCTCAAAGTGCTTACGGGGGAGTAAAAGGTGGGGTGtggtttgatatatttttaaatggcAATACTTATGGCTGTATGTCCGTTGAGCATAGCAGCAGCAAGTGACCCAAGTGATACCAAGAGATTGGTGTGGtttgatatattattaaatttgaactCGATTAGTATTGAATTTCAAGTTAGAGCTCGACTTATGAAAATATCAATTCACTCTAACTCAAACTCAAAAAATTCGAAAGTGTTAGTAACATAATTTTaacgtttaaattttatatgtatatgagCAAAAATATCCtcaaattatatatcattttaaaatataatatataattactgGAGCAGCTCGAAATCATTAAAACTCGAGGGAAGTGAAGAATACCAGGGATGTACACCAAAGTTCCTTGTAACTGATGGATACGTTTTCAAGACATCCATCATTCAGCAAAAGATACGGTATTATTCATTCGAAACCTCAAGAAAGAAGGGAACCTTTTCATCTCCCGATTACAGAGTCACTCAGCTTAAACTAGGACATAGATCATACAAAGCTAAGATCTTTGATTTAAAACGGTGAACATTAGCATAtcttggaaaaaaatatttacattttGCAACTCTGGTTGTATTATTCCCAACTCATCAGCATCTTCCAAACAGTTTCCTCTATCTTTTTCTTCGAAACAGAAACACGGTCCCCTTCATCGAGTAGAACTCGGTAGACTTCCCATTCGCGGTCGCTAATCATATACCTCCCTATTTCAGCCTATAAAGACAGAAGAACTTCACGGGTTTAACATGTAATAGATTCTTTTGCACGGTAATGTATTGAAGAAAGGATGAAGGGAAGTTACCGAAAATATAGGTTGATCAAGCATCTTTAGAGCAAGAGTTATGTCGTAAAAAACCAGGGGGCGACCCTTGCCAGATAACTCGACTGGATTAGCAATTACTAGCTCGGTGTCAGGGCCACGGCTGATCAATGATACTCTGAGAGGTCTACTAAGTTCTATTTCAAGACGAGATTGCAATGCCTTGTGTTTGCTTGGGTCGATTATCTTCTTGCCATCGGATTGCATGAGGAATAAGTCCAGCTCACATTCTGTTTTCCCTTCCGTAGTGAATCGACCATAAGATACCTGGTATTCATAACAAAAAGATGGCCGCCTCaaacaaaaaagtaaaaaatcgatcgtttgatacatgatttattttagAACTTCAAAGTCACCTCCTCCCAAGATCAATTCTCACAACTTCCTGAATCCTCCCTTGTAATTAGCTGTTAAATAACTGGTTAATGGAAATTTAGACAAGAAACTTGAGTACCTGAATGTTATAATCCTTCAAAGTTCGCATAATGTCGTATAACAGGCCTTTGTGATCCTGGCAAACTATTTGGACAAGCGTATGAGAAGGACTCAACAAGTTATCAAACGTAATTGATGGGCACTTGAAAGATGCAGCATTGCTCGAATGTTCCTCAAGTGTTTCGATATTGAACATGTCTCCGGTAGTAGGATCCGAAAGAAACGAGGGTCCCTGAGAGCATGCGGTAATTTCAGAACCCACCATTTCTATGTCACAACTTATCATGGCATCCCCAAGAACAGCTCCTAAATAGTCTCGGGTATCGTCTTTTCTCTTCTTTGTATGTAGAAGTTCCCTAAAAAGATCATTATTAATAGGAAAGATAAGTTTTTTAGCAGAAGACGTTCATCAAATTCAACACAAGCAACAAAAGTCAGAGAAGTATACAGATGCAATCGGAAAAAAACTACACACTTggtcaaaaaaatgaaaataacgCAAACCTCGTGTCAGTTATGAAGAACAGGTCCAACACTCTCCCATCTGGAGTGGTTGACACTTTTACTTTCTTAATCGTCAGCTCGAGCTCGCAAAGAACTTTAGTAACATCTGTCaaaaaatatgtctaaattTTAACATATGGATCGAACACAAGTGTTCTTCTCGATCAAGACACTTCACTGGTTCACAGAACCAGGGGACTAAATTGTACACATGAATACATCAAACAAGTGGAGAGGATTAAGCCTCGAGATCTCTTTTTCCCGACGATTTAAGAAATCGAAATTTGATGTCAATATAACCAATGATACTAGAAAAAACTCAACTATAAAAGCCGAAAGAATGAAAGTAGCAACAAAGAACCAAGAATCTTGGTTTCTATTGGCATGACCTCTCCCAGTGAAAAAAgagattattattttgaatcttCCATTTCACAGTTACAAAAAACTACAAACAAGACTTGCATCACATCTACACTATATTTCAAATAAGAGACCTCCAATGGGCTGCCAAATGATCTCaagtttagaattgattttTATACTTGGATAATTGTCTGAATCTGGATAATGACATGAATTTTCCTGtctttttctcaaattttaatctTCCTGAGCTAGCTAACATCATCTAGTAATTCATGCGGAGAGTTTATGGAATAGAACTTACCATGCAAAAGGCCTCTTCTGTCATAGCAACAGAACTTCAAGAGAAAAACATCAGGAGGCTTCCGAGGTTGCAAATCAGACGTGTAAAACAAAATTCCAGAAACTGAAGAACAAGATGGGCACGCCCCCATCAATCTGCTCTTCAACAAATCCCATTTGGTACTACCCTTGCTTACCACCCACAACACTATATAGCACCATTTTCCATCAGTAGATACATCTGAAACGAACACTCACAACATCAGACAATTCCCACCATGCAACACATCACAAAGAATCTCATAGAAAACACTGCTTTGAGGCCGAACTCCCTCGTCCCCATCccgaattaaaaaaaagtaaaaatttcatGTGTCATTCATTATAAAATCCACAGTCGAATGCAGGCAAATGATTTTCGGGTTGGCGGTGAACCTGTGCATCACAGGTCTATTATCCAAAATCCAAAGAATTTCAAGTTCAGCCCAAaacaataaacataaacataaaacaTGCAGAAAAATTCTCAAGAACCCAGAATTGAACTCCTAAAGCAAGGCAGCGTGTAGTATCTATCATAAACCTGTGCAAAAATATGTATCTGAAAGTACAAAAAGCCTAAAATTTGCACACATGAAATCATATGGTCTTGCTTTTAAACTGAAACACATACCAATCCTCACGACAGTGAGTCCAAAGAAGAGAATTATGCGACAAATATCGCAACCCAGTCCAGTTTTATCCGGACAATTAACAGTAATCACACTGGGCTTTCCTTCTTGCTCCGACTGTTTGATCATAACCACATCGTCATACAATATGCCCATCTCCCCTATCTATCTCTTTCACCtcttcttcttcaaattctGTCAAAAAGATTGAATCTTTGTGTATATGCAAACAAAAACAATTTGGGTTGACACTGCATTTTCAAGTTTCAAGCACAAAATGGAACTTTGGCCCAGTATATCCAGAGATTTCCTTCGTTACTCGTAAAACAAAGTGGGCCTCTCTCCTCACCAAGTCCTTTGTAGCTGTTTttatacatttatttatttctttgtaCAGCAACAGGTCTGAAAGTGAACTgctgaataaataaatatgctGCCCTTTATTTATATCTAAATTTCAACTTattttttcctaaaaatatatatcatttttttttgaaaataaattggtttgAATGAAAGAGTTTTATATCTGTTAAATACACTTATAATGAGGTAGGTGACAAGGTGGGGTATTATAATATCTGGTGAATCAACACCTCGAGAAAATCGTGTTAACATAGAGAATGATTATCATTGTCTCGAAATTTATTTTCTGTAAGTGTGGAGATTTTGTGAGAGcataaatcaattttgtgagacgaatcttctATTTAggttatttatgaaaaaatattattttttatgtcaaaaatattatttttttattgtaaatatagatagATTTCACCTGTTTCACGAGTAAATATCAATGAGAAATTCTCACAAAATACCTATAATTTATCTTTTGTATGTTTCTATTATcaaaagtaattttttaaaaaattctatgTATCTTTTTCTAATttgatgattattattttaacttaaaaagtatttggaaaaaaaaatgaaaatagactttgttattattattttcagaaaaaaacaaaaacaaaaacaatctAGATTTTTATGAAAGAAATGGAAAATTCATTGATTAAAGCCCAAAGTGGATTTTATCGTAGATAAATCgatcacatttttttttatgtgtttcaaaacatgtcaatgaataagtctcttgtgagacgatttcacgaatttttatttgtgagacgggtcaaccctaccgatattcacaataaaaagtaatactcttagcataaaaagtaatattttttcatggatgacccaaataagatattcgacccacgaaattgatccgtgagaccgtctcacaagagtttttgtgcatGTTAAGAATGCTCTGGTGACCTCGACCCCACGtgaaaaattctaatattttaaaccgtTCATAcactttgaaatattttatggcaCATGTGTTTATCTCGATATTGTTACTCTCTAATGAAATTAGTCTTTCAAATGCAACCtctgaaataaaaaagataaatagCACTATGATACAACATTGTATAATACGAGTCATAGTCCTATATAatatactattattttatacaAGGTTATAatgcaaaaaaacaaaataactaCATTAGCCAATTCTTAATGTAATAATTatctttgaaattttgttttaactttgattttttttttcccaataagaaagcaaaataaaattgaaaagtaCTTGTATGATTAAGATTACGATTCATTTCATTTCAATAATTTTGAAATGTGTGcataatattttagttgattttatataataatatggcCAAATTGTGTAATGTCACCATTCGTAAAAACACTACAAGATGTCGTGCAATATGTCCCCaccgttttttttttaaaattattaggataaagttgataaaatggaaaaataataatattaattcatcttttattttcatattcatatttaaatagAGCCACCCAACTAGGCAGCACATCACtcctttatttgtttttttccctCTCTGCCATCAAGGAAAAGTTCAAGAATCTGCCATCGTTTTATTAGAATGATAAACGAAATAAATATGTGTAATCAATTCGTATCTTATTATTATacatatcaaaaaatatatatttttatattgtttcatatatttgagtttttatttatattttatgtgcAGAGTTAACTGATTcgaatatatttaattgttttaaaaatatacacACAAATGAAATAAAACCCCACTTGCtcgtttttgtttgtttgtttgtttttgaaGGATTAATTGGAAAAGAGAATGTGTGAGAAGTCGGGTTTCTATTAGGTTTGTATGGATTCATTTGGTGACTTTCTTAACTCTTATGGTGTTGTTTTACTAATTAGCCGTGCTGAATTATCATACTCAattgataataattaaataggggagtatttataaaataatatggattaattaaattaattggatcTCGCATATAATCGAAACATAGCaaatattgtaaaaaaataataattttattttgctatAGTCAATTTCctactgttttttttaaaaaaattacaaaacaaGGTAATGTATTCAGCCGTGTCTAAATTTGCGACGATTTCTAGAACAATTGTTTTTTCAATGGTTTTTAAACACCGTTGTCTTTTCTTacaatgatttaatttaaaccGTTGTCATTTCAGCAACGAGAAACAAAGTGTTGCACATTAAGATTGTTTTTGGAAAAACTATCGAAATAGTAGGAAAGTTTAATAGTCATGGTTCATAAAAAACGTGGATACTAAGAAAAATTTGCGACGAATGTAATAAGAACACATAACGACGGTCTTCGTCcgttaaaaccgtcgctgatgATAAACTAACACACATTAGCTTGGATCTACATTTTCTGGTCAATTATagatatatttgtgtgtgtatgtatttgtactatgtatgtatatgtacgTGTATTGTATGTATATACATGTATTTGTACTATTAATANGAGGAGACCAAATATAATGCGAATAGCCTACCAAACGTAAGATTTGGCAAATGTAAATTGCTAAGAGTGCGACTCTTGTAGATCGCAAATAATTATTGGGTATTTGTGATCTATTACGTAATATTTCATctattattatatgaaaataaatgcatcaataaataatcatgtatcaaattctgcctttaaaattttaatatttcatgaaaatgtatttattttcatgaaatataaaaaatttaagagcacatttatatataattgttcGCGTTTTACATttatcaatataattgttaCTTTTTTGCGTGATCCATTATGAtagtattatatatattataataatacaCTAAACTatgtttaataattataaaaatatctcaCGATAGATTATAAAAGAATTAATATGCCACCAACAAAAAAAACTCTTGTAAGATCATCTCGAACCACTGCTAGCTTAGCACATACTTTAATCACCCCTCGTCTAAAATTAGGTtctaaattttgatataaagCGCCTGATTGATGCAAACCGGACCCATAACGAAAGTGATAAAATCCTAAttgtaattattaataaatgaaTAGTCGCCAATTACGAATCAAATTCAAAGTAAGAGAAAGCACGTGCTTCATAAACCGGTTCTCATGTCTGGTGGGCTGACCAATAATATCATTTAGGTCCAAAaattcgatgaaacaaagatTACAAGCATATTAAAGTTAGGTAGCTTTTTGCCATAGATGAACTCCATAATTGCATTATTAAGGAAGTACAGGCATGTCGAAGATTCATCATAACGCAAACTAAAGGACATCGACCTTTTCTTTAGTAGTTGCAATATTTTCGATTCATATCTTCATCAGAGAGATTAAATACACGAACAGAAGTATTGATTTAATCTTGCTTGTGATCGTTCATGCCTTCCGGCTCGTGTGCTGGATCTGAAGGGGTAAGGTTGGGCTCACTGGTAACCTTTTAGTCAAAGAAGGGATGGTTATTGAGGAATCCAAACAAAAGGTGAAACTTAAAGTTAAAAAAAGGTACTAAACATGAACAAACTAACAGCAGAAGGAATCAACGATGCCCATAGCTCAAAAAAGAGGAGTTAATTATCCCAAATTCAGTTAGCTTGCAGTAGGAAGTGTTTATCTGTTATGAACATGAAGAAACTACTATTGATAAAAGCATCGAAATAAGTATCTAAAATCCTAAGATTTACGGTGTTAATTTTCATGCTGGCTGAAGTCCATCTATATTTGTTGTTCTTTTAAAGTTTACAAGGACTAGCGTCCGGCTGCAAACATTTGCGtgtttgtaattattttatggaaaatttGTCTTTGAGTTAATTCAATGTAATATAAAAGtttgataaatattaaaattggcaaaaggtaaaatattgattataaaattGTCGGGGGCTAAACAACAATTATCAAAATGCATAGGGAGTCAATGCAATCAACAAAAAGCCATACCACCGATCATTACCATGCTTATGCTTAATATAGTTATTACAGATTATAGATTTTAATCAGGGACTTCTAAGATTTTGTAACTTAAACTGCTTAAACTAACCAATGTCAGAAAGCAAAGAGAGGTAGGGGAGGCAAATAAACAATATCTGAAGACCTTGCTTTTACAATACAACGGAAAAGATTTGAAAAACACAGGAAACATATCGCTTTGGAAGTATACTTGCTAAAATTCTTCCAGCGCATTTTGTTCAACGAAATCCATTTTAGT
This sequence is a window from Primulina huaijiensis isolate GDHJ02 chromosome 13, ASM1229523v2, whole genome shotgun sequence. Protein-coding genes within it:
- the LOC140956350 gene encoding ACT domain-containing protein ACR10-like, with protein sequence MGILYDDVVMIKQSEQEGKPSVITVNCPDKTGLGCDICRIILFFGLTVVRIDVSTDGKWCYIVLWVVSKGSTKWDLLKSRLMGACPSCSSVSGILFYTSDLQPRKPPDVFLLKFCCYDRRGLLHDVTKVLCELELTIKKVKVSTTPDGRVLDLFFITDTRELLHTKKRKDDTRDYLGAVLGDAMISCDIEMVGSEITACSQGPSFLSDPTTGDMFNIETLEEHSSNAASFKCPSITFDNLLSPSHTLVQIVCQDHKGLLYDIMRTLKDYNIQVSYGRFTTEGKTECELDLFLMQSDGKKIIDPSKHKALQSRLEIELSRPLRVSLISRGPDTELVIANPVELSGKGRPLVFYDITLALKMLDQPIFSAEIGRYMISDREWEVYRVLLDEGDRVSVSKKKIEETVWKMLMSWE